A region of the Denticeps clupeoides chromosome 12, fDenClu1.1, whole genome shotgun sequence genome:
GTTGATGGGGGACATCTTGGTCGGTGTGCAGCAGGGTCCAGCTGAGCCTCTGGGGTTAGCGTGCtgcacaaggtgtgtgtgtggatactTCTGCATGAACATGTACTCGCACTGGCCAGAGCAGTAGTTGGCCTTGTAGCGCTTGGGTGCAATGATCCAGTCCCAGCCGAAAGCCTCGAAGTCAACGGTAAGAGGGTAGCGGCAGCAGCGAGACTCAGTGGAATGCTCATCGCAGTCCAGGCCCAGGTTCCGTCGTGAGCGTTTGGTCGTTTCGAGAACCTTCACCTCCAAAAATGGCTGCTAGAGGGCAGGGGATGATGGGGAGAGGGAGAttggggaggggaggagaaagGAAAACAACACTGAGGTGAAGAGAGGTGAAATGGCAAGGTGTATCAAAAATACGTATGCAATTTTCTTGGACCTTGAAAACTTCCCTCTCAAATCCCTTTTGAGTCATTGTTGCTCAAATTAACGAATGGTCCACAGTTTTTAGATGCCTGTATATTTGCATTGACAACATTGACAAAGTATGGTAGTATCGACACCTCTTTGGCATGTATTCATTACTCCATACCCCAAAACTGCATCTAATCTGCCAACAGGTGTTCTATACAGGCCACCAAATATCTTGAAATTTCATATCTTTACCCTGACATGGGGTTATCATTTGTAAGTTCTaggttctctttatttttaattgaattgtttTATCAAGCTTTGTGGAGTCTAAATACTCATAATATTTAGACTTGTCAGACCATCCTAACATGGTCATGGGTTGACCAGGACCACTTTTTGTGGTCTCagttgtatatgtatatacatatattttatttagatttaaaaTCCCACTTCACTGGACATTTCAAACGACTGCAGATTTTCAACTAGTGACTCTACGTAAATAAATGGTCTGGAGGTGGGAGGCATATTTTTCCTTCATGCACTACACAGAGCCTATGAACTCACATTTTAGTCATTTTCACCTTGGCCTCTGAGTACCTTGCGTGTCCGCATGTtcttttgtggtgttttgttaaaaatacacacagagcATTTATCTCATCTTGCGGTGAGGCAGCTGGAGTTGAGCGCTAGCTCACTAAAGCTCTCCTGCAGGGGAAACAAACTGAAAGGCAACTGAGGTCAAATCCTGTCAGTTGGGCTCTGCAGTCTTTGTTGGATGGAAAAAAGACGGGAAAACCCAGAGGACCAGGGGGGACTAAGAGtctttctttgctgtttttagtttgtttttgtactCTGCCTTAAGAGCCTCtgatctttttttcccctctgtcccAGCTTTGAAAAATATAACAAGCTGCAGTGTTCAAGAATGGGGACTTTAGAGCCAAATCCTGCCTGCCCAGGTTGTTGGGTGTGGTAATGACAATAGTATCCCTGGATCCTTGCGTGATGCTACTGTACTTGAATAAAATGATCAATGCATCCACAAGAAGATCAGCTCTCAAATATTGAGGGAAGAATCACCAGAGTGCATTTGTCAAAGATCAATACATGATCACGTAATGAAAATATTGCAAGGGTTGCAATGAAAACAATCTGGCAGGAGGGCTTCAATGATTTGGAGCCCCTGGCTACTTCACCAATCGTCTTAGCCAGTTTACTTGTCAAGAACTAAACAAGGTCGCAATAGAGCATTAGTTCTCCATCCTGCAGCCCGAGCTTAATTAGCTCAGGTGACAGTTAACCTACATGTGCATTAGTACATATACCACTACATATCTTCCTTGCCATTTTTAAAAGCATATGCATTTttgacaaaaaatataaatgcatttttgacaACATATTTTAAGGTAATTTGTATTTTCTTGTAGTCAATATGTAGATCTTTGGGGAGCTGTCATTGTTGATAATAACCTTTGAGTTTCAGTTGTGAGATGGGGAGTAATGTGTTTTAATCAATGGTCTCTCTTAACTACCTTGAAGAAGGTTTACTAGGTCTATGGGTCCTTACCAGTCCCTCCTCCCCAGGCCCGAGTGAAGTGACAGCCAAGTCATTCCCACTCTCATCGAACGCGTTGATATCAATGCCCCAGTTCGTATGCGGCTGCTTGAACCAGTTCTGTAGCACGTGCTTGAAGTCGATGCTCTGCCAGTGGCCGGAGCGCGAATTCAGATCGATCTTGAGGGAGCGGATGCGGATGTGCCGGCTACCCTGCTCTGTGACCGGCTTGAGCCTGAGGATCTGCAGGTAGACAGTGGAGGTCTGCTGCAGCGGTCGCAGGTACACCCACAGCTGGGCCTTCAGCACCTTGGTGAACATCAGCTTGGGACTGAActtgaaaaaacaacaacttggCTTCCCGTCAACCTGCACCAACGGCTCAGCTGtagtaaaaaaatggaaaagaaaacagcataAGAGAGATTCAAAGTACAATGGGGAATAAAGGGTCTTTAATCTCAACATTACAATTAATAACAGGTTTACCAAAGCATGAGACCCTGAACTTGCAGTGTTCATTGGCAAAAAACGATGAAATTTTAATGTTATTTCATGATGGTTAATATTTAATTCTATAAATTTAAATAACTGTAATATGGtgcaatttttcattttgttttaaatttgaCATGAAGGTAAATTTTTGCTTGTACTGTTCAGAACTGCCTGTCATGCTTGACATAAACTAAGCAGAGGTGTCAATCAATGCTAAATCTGAGGTTGCTTAGGCAACCTGAAAATGGCTTCCTGGGTCAAAAGGTCATTTTGGCACCTAGGCCTAGTTAAGAaatggggtcaggggtcaaacCAGTCAGCCTTTTACATCCCTGAGAGTGCTGGGGTGTCAATCCTAATAG
Encoded here:
- the gdf11 gene encoding growth/differentiation factor 11 isoform X2, translating into MPRYNFLLCLMVLVSSGLSGSDEPSLFLPPVGEMPTDGGLSLIELEDAGGRECSACVWREQSKVLRLETIKSQILSKLRLKQAPNISREVVNQLLPKAPPLQQLLDHHDFQGDASAQDEFTEADEYHATTESVITMASEPEPLVQVDGKPSCCFFKFSPKLMFTKVLKAQLWVYLRPLQQTSTVYLQILRLKPVTEQGSRHIRIRSLKIDLNSRSGHWQSIDFKHVLQNWFKQPHTNWGIDINAFDESGNDLAVTSLGPGEEGLPFLEVKVLETTKRSRRNLGLDCDEHSTESRCCRYPLTVDFEAFGWDWIIAPKRYKANYCSGQCEYMFMQKYPHTHLVQHANPRGSAGPCCTPTKMSPINMLYFNDKQQIIHGKIPGMVVDRCGCS
- the gdf11 gene encoding growth/differentiation factor 11 isoform X1; amino-acid sequence: MPRYNFLLCLMVLVSSGLSGSDEPSLFLPPVGEMPTDGGLSLIELEDAGGRECSACVWREQSKVLRLETIKSQILSKLRLKQAPNISREVVNQLLPKAPPLQQLLDHHDFQGDASAQDEFTEADEYHATTESVITMASEPEPLVQVDGKPSCCFFKFSPKLMFTKVLKAQLWVYLRPLQQTSTVYLQILRLKPVTEQGSRHIRIRSLKIDLNSRSGHWQSIDFKHVLQNWFKQPHTNWGIDINAFDESGNDLAVTSLGPGEEGLQPFLEVKVLETTKRSRRNLGLDCDEHSTESRCCRYPLTVDFEAFGWDWIIAPKRYKANYCSGQCEYMFMQKYPHTHLVQHANPRGSAGPCCTPTKMSPINMLYFNDKQQIIHGKIPGMVVDRCGCS